In Lathyrus oleraceus cultivar Zhongwan6 chromosome 2, CAAS_Psat_ZW6_1.0, whole genome shotgun sequence, the DNA window TCGATACACTCCATACACACCCATTAAGACCCACTCCTTAAAAAAAATATATTCTCCTTGAATTATATTATATACTAAGTCTTTATAATTCATGCCAAAATATTCCCTTTGAAGTATATTCTAAACTAAGTCTTATATTTCCCGCCAAAACTTTACTTTTAAGTTATGATGTTAACATAATTTGAGATACCGGTCTTATTCTACTACAAATTTCAAAGTTATGATATGATCTCCTACCCTTTTTACATCCACAATATCTTTCTTCCCGTCTCTTCCACTCATTGTTTGTAATAATTCCCACCATATTTTTCAATCTACACCAAAGCTTAAATTCTAAATTATTGAACTCTTTCACCTTTTTCACCCCGACCACTTAATTTCTTATAGGCACatgaaattgatttttttttcttaGAATAATGTCCAATATTTCAATTGATTTTTCTTCAAGTGTGCCTCTATTCAATGTTTCAAAATAAATCTTACTTTCACGAACTAACTTTTTTATCCACACACGTTTACAAAAAATTTACGAACTAACTTTTTTACCCACACACTTATACAAAAATATAGAAACTCTTGTTTATTTTTTACTACATCTAGACGGGGATGCAACCATCCTTGCTCATTTGACCATGTACTTGAGCTTCGCCGTAACGATCCTTGCTCATTTGACCATGTACTTGAGCTATACAACTCATTGCTTCTGAAGAACGACTTAACATTCACATTATTACGTATTTGATGAATGtcataaaaattcaaaaaaaatttACATTGACTATCGACTGCATAATATAACCCCCTCTTGTGGACCGACTACATAGGCAGGATTATCATAAGAGTATTTTTGGATTGGTGGTATGGGATGAGATGGAATGAAGTAGAATGATTACTAATAAGATTCCATGGTTGAGATTTGTAAATAATTGATAGAATGGAATGGAACATGATGGAATCCATTTCATACAAATCTCTTTTTTTTGTTCCATCCAATTAGGGATGACAATGGACAGAGTTTGGACATGGTACTATAATATTCATCCCCGTACCCGCACCCTATGGGTATGTAAGTACCCATATCCGTACCCGTGACCTGCATTtctattaaaaataaatagatcaattataaaatatcatataattttaagtttttaaaaacattaaaaaaaattcacACAATTTATTGTTAAAATAAACGAACACTTATATTAAATATATAATGGCTTAACATTGATATACGTTTTATAATTGATAGACATGCATTTTTATATAACaatataaactaaaatatataaataaaaataaaaatacataaatatatagTGTGTGGATATGAGGCGGACTGGGTACCAAGATGCCCATACCCGCACCCGCTTTTTTTTATGGGTAATTACCCGAGCTCATGCCCGTACCCATTTTTGCGGATTTTTACCCTACCCCTTATGGGTAAATTTGCGGGTGCCCATTAGGGATGGGTCAAATTGCCATCCCTACATCCAATTTGGGATGTATGTGATGGAATGAACATTTTTAATAAAATAACCAAATAATAGAGTGAGATGTATATTCCATTTCGCTCCGTCATGTTTCCGCTCATGTTCCATCCTTGCTCATTTGACCACTCCTTTCCGCTTCGTCATGTTCCATCAACCCAAAGATAACCTTAAAGGTCAAATGTTACCACAAATTTTTTACAACAAATTTTTTAGCCCCGAGGTGCAAGATAATAATGATCAAAGGTTCAGTCTCAACAGCCTCTTCAGCTAACATTGACAGCATCTTCAATAAGCTAGCTACTCCAAAGATTGTCTCATAATCTCATGCTTTATGCCACAGTGGTCAGAGTTAAAAAAGGTTGGTACCATCAGGGCTGAAACTGGTTTCTCAACTCTATATCTTTGATAAAGAATCACAATCGAAGACAATAATAAAATGCTCTAAAAATGGAATTTGAACTAAATGCATCAGTAAATGGAAGACAATGGAATTTTTTCTCATCTCCAACTACGGGGTTTCATAAAATGTTCTAATATCCAAAAGAAAACACATTCATTCATATCAAAGTCATATCAATACAAGAACACATCAACTTTGATCCAATATAAGGCAAAGAGTTGAAAAATACACAAAAAGTACATAACACAACACATCAGAAAATAACGCGAAACTGCGGCCCGTTGGACTCAATCGCGGGGAGAATCTCCCAACGGCAAGGCTCAAGGTCTTCAGAGACAGGACAAAAGCCAGCGAGCATAACCTTATCGTTAGAAGCAGCAACGGAACCAAACTCGAAAACGGATACGCTCGTGTTCGTAGGTCGAGGAACTTCCACTGCACCGTTCATCCCCGGCGCCTCCGCCGTAGTTTTCACCGGGCCGCCACCATTCTTCGCGTTCTCAGTCGACGACTTCGCTTCCGGTTGAGAATTCTTCTCCTTCCGCCACCACAGTAAACCCATGCTTATTTCTTAACTAACTCTATCTAGGGATTTCATTTCAATTTCGATTATGTAAGTGAAATAATGTAACGCTTCTTCGGTTGTGTCGTCAAATGACCTTTTTGCCCTTTCCTGATtcgttttttatttttatttttattttttataattaatataACGTGCTATTTTTTTTTGTTTCAGTGGTTTGGATCCATTGCAATGAACGAAGAACAAAAGTCTCTGCTTCTGGATTCTTCTTCTCGCTTCGTGATTCCTCAAGGTTCGTTATTCTGATTCACAGTAGCTAGTAAAACGATGTCGTTTATTCCGTTACGGTTGtgatgtttgtttgtttgtttgtaGGAGTGAAGCTATCGTATGGCACTGCTGGATTTAGGGAAGATGCGTCGATTCTGTCATCGACGGTGTACAGAGTTGGAATTCTGGCAGCTCTTAGATCGCTGAAAACGCAGTCAGTGATCGGAGTTATGATCACTGCTTCTCATAACAAAGTTTCTGATAATGGTGTAAAAATCGCTGATCCGAATGGGGGTATGTTGTCTCAGCATTGGGAGCCATTTGCGGACGCCATTGCAAATGCTTCTTCTCCTCAGCAACTTCTTCAGGTTTGGGATTCTTCATTTGAATGTCCACCTTTGAAGTTGTGTGATGAATATgctttttttgtttgttttgtttttcattttcttttgttGATTTGGTGAGGTGCTCTTTACTCTTTAGTGTCACTGAAAAGTTAAACCCTAGGATCTGGAGTGTTGGTagaatttatttattatatttttttaagGTGTTTATTTTGATTGAATACTCTTTGCAGCTTGTTCTTTCAACTATTCCACCATCTTCCCCTGAATTTTAAACTAAATTCCTAAACACTCCTTTAGACTTATCAACCACAATTGGGAATATGAAACCTTCTACTAGCTATTCAACCATCCCTTCCTTGCTTTTTGAAGGCTTCCTCATGTCTCTCCTTCAACATAACCCTTATGTTAGCAAATCAAATCACTTTGAACCTATCCACCATTACCCAACCCACCAACAAGCCCCTGTAAATTGGTTGAAATTTTCCAGCACATTTTATGTATTGCAGGAGGTATATCTCGCCAATTTAAAATTTTGAATCACGCCTTGTTGTTTAAAGGACTAACAAATAATAAGTGAGAGACATTTGCTTCCACTCCACATCCGTTTCCACTTTTAGTTTGATTGTCAATAGTATATAATTGCTATTAATTAAGATTTAAGACTTAGAAAATGCAAATTTGACCACTGTGGTAAGTGAGGTGAGAAATGTGTAAGAGGACAAAATGGATGTTCAATAATTTGTTAACTAGTAATACTAATGCAAGACTGACAAGGCGCCCCGATGATTAGTTGATTTCTCTAATGGGAAGTTTATGTTGAATTCATTAATGTTGGAAAGCCTTTTGTATGGGCCACTCATTAAGTTTACATTACATGATTCCTTTTGAAATTTCACCTTACATGTTGCATACTGTATGGTAATGGTTCTATTATTTAGGACTGAGTTATGGTGCTTATGCTGGATATACTTCAATTTGTACTTTGCCTATATAAAGGCCCTAACAGCAATGAATGGAGAAGGGAATACGTATCGCTATACTTCatattttatttagttttctTCTTACATGGAATATAAGCAAGAATAACTACTTATATTTGGTAGTCTCACATATAatttaatataatataaaataatatgctataatataatataatataatataatattagTAAACTTAACCACTTTCACTATATTTGATGTCATTTTTAAAAACctaaattaataataatatatattcTACTTTTTAATGTCTCTATTATTCTCATGGAACAAGTTCAAATGAAGTATACTTTTTATGAGATTAAGGAGATTTATTTTGCTTTACCATATTTCTTGATAAGTGTGAAGTTAAGAACTTTTGCTTATAATCAAGATTAAAGGTTGATAAATGTTATTCTATATGACTTGCAGTTGATAAATGAATTTGTTGAGAAAGAAAGGATACCATTTCTTGGGGTCAGGCCGGCTGAAATACTTTTGGGGAGAGACACGAGGCCAAGTGGAGAAGCTTTGCTTGAAGCTGCTAGACAAGTATGTGCGCCATAAACTTATTTAGCTTCTTTTTATCATTTTGTTCTATTTTACTGTCAGATAATCGGATATGTTTGGATAAAAATGAAGGGAGTCACTTCAATTGTTGGAGCTGTTGCGTCCGACATGGGAATTTTGACAACTCCACAACTACATTGGATGGTTCGTGCCAGAAATAAGGGCCTAAAAGCATCGGAGCAGGATTACTTTGAACAGCTTTCCAACTCATTCAAGTTAGTACGATTCTTTCCTAATATTGTATGACGCATAGATATGCTTCCATGCTGTTCCTTTTGTTATTGATGGTAAAGCCATCGCTTAACACGTCCTTTAGGATCATTATTTGAATGCATCAGGTGCTTAATGGATTTGATTCCGACTGAACGAAGCAAGTTTGATGGGATGAATGACAAATTGGTTGTGGATGGAGCTAATGGTGTTGGTGGAGCAAAACTTCAAGTTTTGCATAAATTGTTGAATGTTTTGGATATTGAGGTTAGAAATAGCAGTGAAGATGAAGGTGTACTGAATGATGGTGTTGGTGCTGATTATGTGCAAAAAGAGAAGGTTGCTCCGCACGGCTTTGGTTCTAAAGATGCCGGCATAAGGTTAGTCTGTTCATCTTCCGATGCTAAAAGTGGATACTTACATCCAAGAATTTTCCATTATGACAGTTGAGATTATCTGTTTTAATGGAGATTATGTTATTAATGATTCAATCAATCCACACCGGCTAACTAATCCCCTACCTTTGATTTAATGGTTGTGAACTTGTACCTTTATTAACATTACTATATTGGTGCTATTTATTGTAGTCCTACTAATGGAGCTAGTTCGTTCTAGTTTGCAGGTGTGCTAGTTTGGATGGAGATGCTGATCGGCTTGTTTATTTTTTAGTACCACCTGAAAGCAATGCTCAAGTTAATCTTGTTGATGGGGACAAAATACTGTCCCTGTTTGCTGTATTTATTAAGGAGCAACTAAGCTTTCTTAATGAGAAAGAAGACCTAAAAAACAGCCACAAAGCCCGTCTTGGTATCGTACAGACTGCATATGCAAATGGAGCTTCTACTAATTACCTTAAACACTTGGGACTCGAAGTTAATTTTACTCCCACTGGAGTGAAATACTTACATGAAAAAGCTGCTGAATTTGATATCGGTATATATTTTGAGGCAAATGGCCATGGAACTATCCTATTTTCAGAATCTTTCATAGAGTGGTTAGAAGTCAAAAGCCGCGATCTTTCTTCAGGATCCAAAGGTTTATTAGTTGGTTTCTCACTAATCTCGCTTCAATTTTAAGAATCAACTGCGGAGCAAAATAGAAATGTTTTGGCTGTTTGTTTCAGGTTCAGAAGCTGAGAAGGCTGCTTTGAGGTTATTGGCAGTCAGTAATTTGATCAACCAAGCAGTAGGAGATGCTTTGAGTGGAGTGCTCTTGGTGGAAGTCATATTGAAGCACATGGGATGGTCAATACATAGATGGAATGAACTTTATCATGATTTACCCAGCAGGCAGCTCAAGGTCTGTTATTATTGTCATGTATCTTTTCTGAAAGTAAAACTTCTGTAAAGCTATTAGAAGTTTTGACTGGATCATAAATATACACTTCTTTTGTGTTCCTATTTAATAATAGTTTTATATGGTGAAGTTCATAAATGTAGCTTCAATTCCGTGGTCCTGCAATGCATAAGTTAAACGTTAATCATAATTTTAGTTATGTTATCATCTAATTTATAGCTAGCTAACAAGTTTTTTGTTTTTAAATGAATTATTACGTCCAGTTCTTGCCTTGTTATCATTTTCTGTCTCAACTCTCTATTGCTAGCATTTACAATAAAGAAATTGTTTTTAACCCAAATGCCACATTTTACCTTGGGCTGCAAAGTTATTTATTAGATTAAACATTTTAATATTCCCTCTCCCTATTTTTTTACTCGTCACTACTTGCTAATTTTATTGCAGTTAATTTGACAAGTAGTCAAGAGCTTAATCACTTTTCTTTTTCAGTTCAACTTTTTTCAAAGTAATTGCTTGAAACATTTCTGAAATGAAAAATCCCTCTGGTTTTTAAACTGTTAGGTTAAAGTTGCTGACAGAACTGCGGTAGTTACAGCAAATGCAGAAACTGTTGTTGTGAGACCCCCTGGTTTGCAGGACGCCATCAATACAGAAACTGGTATCTTCTCTgctccttctctttttctttgTTGCCATGATATAATATGGCACCGCCCAATTTGGAATTGACCCCTTTTACATTTTGCCACACCAATTTTGCAAAATTTGTTTGAGGCTTGTTTTTATATATGTCGAAATATTACATTGTTTTTGTTTCACTCTAGAATTAGCACTGTTATCTACTATTCATAATTGATTGACTGTTTTTCTCTGTGAAACTGTCACACCATTGCTGCTTCCTTTTGCCTCATTATCAATTGGATTGTATTAATTATGTTATGAAATCCAATTGACTTGCCAAAATAAAATTACACGAGGTTGAGAATACTAGTCAATTTCATCCATTTTTACTAATGTCTTCAAGTTAGAAGATTAAACTAATTTTAGAATTTAAGTTGTACTAATATTGCAGCTCTGTCTCATGTCTTTTTTGGTTTACAGCAAAGTACACTCAAGGTCGATGCTTTGTTCGACCATCAGGTACCGAGGATGTTGTTCGTGTATATGCGGAAGCATCAACGCAGGAAGCTACAGATACCCTAGCCAACTGTGTGGCTAAACTTGTGGTCCAATTCTTAGGGTCTAACAGTTCTTGACATATCTGTGTAATAGTTCTTTCTAACCATCTAGATTTTCCAATAAACTCCTCTTGGGATTATAATTTGAAGATGGTTGGTGTATAATTTATCTACATGTTCACTAActgtattttgtatttttttatctgtattttgtatttttttatctGTATTTTAAATTCACTCATATTCAAATGTGCTTCCATATATTTACATCTCAAGACTATGATGACAAGATCTGTTTGCCGAATATCCAATATCTAACTGTACTAACCAAAAGCACTTGCTAGTCTCAAGAAGCACTTATCCAAATTTGACATTAAATAGACTAGTAAAAGTTATATATGGTTTAATTATATTATGCAGAAAGTTAATAAATATAATGTGTCAAATATATATTTATGAATCATTCATTTAAATTGTGTTAACACATTTGTAGCATGTTAACCATCAAATTTGATGTCAGACTTTTGTGTCAAAATATTTGTTATCTCTTCAATTTCTAATAACTTTAAAAGAGCAATTATATTTTAACAAAAAGAAATCAACACGTACTTAAATGATTATGAGAGaaaaataatcataaaataaaaagGTAAACATTTTCCTGTCTCATTTAACAAAAAACGACAACAAAATTAGACAGATGCTGTAATACGGTTTGGTTTTAAAATAATGTATTTTTTTCTCTTCTTGCAATTCTTTGATAATGATTTAAAATAAGAGATTAATTgctatacactgtcagtgtaaaaaattttacatcatcgattcatcaccatcatccgtttgtattactttatagatttttaaaataaaagtcaaacttctaTTAATATTTGAtgtctatgattaactgacggtgtaaaatcttttacactgtcagtgtatttcaattaaactcttaAAATAATGTATTTTATGCAGATATATGTTGTTAGTTTCACATGTTCTCATAGAATTGCTCAACAATAAAAATAAGACAATACTTGTGTTACTTGAAGATTTAAGTTGTCATCCCCAATATATACCTGACATTTCTCctaattttaaaattttaaaaatgtatattttattatttaccaatcaatttctttaaaaaaatattttcacaCTTATTATCCCAGTTTAAGGCAAAAAATGTTAGATTATCATCCAAGTGATAGAAATGAAATTAGAAGATATTATTTACAAAAGGGTCCTTGTCAACCAAAAGAAATTATTTTTCCACAGAGAAAATTTGGAGATATCTTTCGTAAGTTTAATTCAGATTGGTATTTAAAATATGGTAATTGATTGAAATATAGTTAAAGTGAGGATCCTCCGTATTGTTTATGCTGTTATCTTATGAGGTCACATCTTGAAGAACATAAAGGTTGCGGTGATGCCTTTATAACAGAAGGCTTTACAAATTGGAAAAAAAGTGAAAGGTTTCGAGTTCATCTTGGAGATGTAAATAACTCTCATAATCAAGCATGGAGAAATTGTCAAGCTCTaatgaaacaaaaacaacacatTGGATGTGTCTTGTGTAAACAATCCAATCAAGTTAAAGAGGACTATCGAATTCATTTGACAGGTATAATTGATTGCATTCGATATTTATTAGCAAAAGGTTTAGCTTTTCGTGGTAATGGTGAGTCAATTTCATCCAGAAATAAGGGGAATTTTCTTGAACTTATGAATTTTCTTGTTAACCATAATGAAGATATTTATAACGTTTGGAAAAATTGTCGTGGAAATCTTAAGTTAACATCTCCTGATATTCAAAAGGATATTGTTAAAGCTGCTGCAACGGTCACTACTCAAGTTATACTAGATGATCTTGGAGATGATTTATTTGCTATTTTAATTGATGAATCTCGTGATATCTCGGTGAAGGAGCAAATGGTTATGGTTATACGTTATGTAGATAATGAAAGAAAAGTTATTGAGCGTTTTCTTGGTGTTGTTCATGTTTCAAATACTAGTGCTCTAACATTGAAATCGGGTTTGGAGTCATTATTTGTAAAATATGGATTAAGTTTGTCAAGGATACGTGGACAAGACTATGACGGAGCAAGTAATATGCAGGGTGAATACAATGGTCTAAAAAGCTTGATTTTTAAAGAGAATTGTTCTGTATTTTTTATTCATTGTTTTGCCTATCAACTCCAATTAGCTCTTGTGACATCAACAAAAAAGCATTCTAAAATTACTTTATTTTTTAATTTGGTTGCTAATTTGTATAATGTTGTTTGAGCATCATGTAAGCGCCGAGATATTCTTCTTGAAAGTCAAACTACAAAGGTGAAACAAACATTAGAACATGGAGAAATCTCTAGTGAGCGTGGCTTGAATCAAGAAATGACAATTAAGAAGGCGGGGGAAACAAGATGGAGCTCATATTATGGTACATTACTTAATATAGTTTCTCTATTCTCTTCTATGATTGATGTGCTATAAATGGTTGAGGAAGATGGAACAGATTTAGATAAAAAAGGTGAAGCACTAATGCTGAAGAATTATATGCAATCTTTTGAATTTATTTTCATCTAGCACTTGATGAAAATAGTTTTAGGAATTACACATGATTTATCTCAAGCATTACAAAGAAGTGATCAAGATATTGTAAATGCTATGAAGTTAGTAAAAATGTCCAAAATAAGGCTACAAGCTATAAGAGATAATGGTTGGGATTCTTTGTTGAATGATGTTTCATTATTTTGTGAGCATAATGATATTGACATTTCAGATATGGATGACACTTTTCAACCGACACAAAAAAAATCAAAGAGAAAAATGGAGAAAGTATATAATTTACACTATTTTCAAGTTGGATTGTTTTATGAAGTGATTGATCGACAACTTCAAGAGTTGAACAATCGTTTTACATAAGTGAATACTGAGTTGCTCCTTTGTGTAGCTTGTTTAAGTCCAAGAGATTCATTTTCTGCATTTGATAAGGAGAGGTTGATTTGTTTAACTCAATTTTATCCTTCAGAATTTTCTCAAGTTGAATTATTGACACTAGATTGTCAACTTGAAAACTATTTCTTAGATGTATGCTTTCACAGTGAATTTTCAGAATTAGAGGGGATTGGTGATCTTTCTATCAAGCTCGTAGAGACCAAAAAACATGTTGTGTACCCGTTGGTATATTTGCTTTTAAAGTTATCTCTGATATTACCGGTGGCAACTGCAACAGCTGAAAGAGCTTTCTCTGCTATTGTCGCattcgcgaaaaacaaccggcgggaaaagacacagagccgccaccgtgcgttatttatcccaaaggagggaaaggaaacgctcgaagtaaacctgaaaaagggaaaggaatggtcttacgaccagagattgcaaggtacgggagtcggttacgcaaggggaaggtattagcacccctcacgtccgccgtactcgacgggatccacgcttaaaagaatagaataaggttgctgaataactgctcaaagaatgcacacacactggaataataaacagatgaaagaagacggaggaagtggactcggcaggatgtcgcatcctgggcctacgtagtttgtcagaaacaaacatcagagtcgacgtagttcggggaaatgggaaacgggctcgctaggatatcgcatcctatgcctacgtatctcatctagaatgagaatcagagctaccgtagttcggctaatgcacgccgaaacaaaacacaacacagagacgctgagacgtcaaaagaaactcaacaaggaaacggaatgccaatggctggacttacatccgactccaaacacaagcaaaccaggaaacagaatgccaaacctgggcttacatccgactccaaacacacaaataatccaggaaacaaaatgccaaacctgggcttacatccgactccaaacacacaaacaatcgctaaccagcgagCACCAAAGCAAAAGGTTATCTGATtaacaagctaatagggagtctggaactcgagcctactagttgtcacacaaacacagagagagacgctgagacgtcaaaagaaataaaggttgaacacacagactaaaagggagtcgggaactcggacctaatagctgtcaagcaaaacacacgcaaaaaagaaaagggtgcccggagagatctcgcacgatctcctgcctacgtatctcatatggtatgagaatcagggcgatgtagttccccttaacaggggagaggagacaacaaactaatagggagactgactcgagcctaatagttgtcatgaccgaaaagagacgctgagacgtcaaaagaaacaaaaaggtttcaaaaaaggttgcccagagagatctcgctcgatctcctgcctacgtatctcatctggtatgagaatcagggcgacgtagttccccttaacaggggaaaggagacaacaaactaaaagggaggctaagactcgagcctaatagttgtcgcacacaaaaagagacgctgaaacgtccaaagaaacaaaaaggtttggagagatctcgctcgatctcctgcctacgtatctcatctggtatgagaatcagggcgacgtagttccccttaacaggggaaaggagacaacaaaatagggagactgactcaagcctaaaagttgtcacaaaaaagaaaaggttgaacagacaaactaatagggagtcgggaactcgaacctaatagttgttacaaaaaaagaaaaggttgcccggagagatctcgcacgatctcctgcctacgtatctcatctggtatgagaatcagggcgacgtagttccccttaacaggggagaaactctctcctaaccagagaccggggaataacaaactaaaagggagactgactcgagcctaatagttgtcatgcaatccacaatagtcctaggttgaggtatctaaacagaacctaacttgcacaggcatCAAGTCAAttcaaacagcaaataaacataaacatacaggcatcacacgctatatgcaaacaaggaggctcatacaacATGGTTgagctttagtcaaggggtcatatcaacctcgacaaacaagccaaagCTGTAGGGGTATGATgactcttaaccactgacattgaccgtcagggtgagcagatgaaaggtaatgagggttagacctcatagctcttaaccctggcatgggtgagcttgaatcaatgaaggcgtgggggtccagaatgagggaccctattccacttgactgacactgtacaagatcttgggttaggttcaagagcatcagcacgtagtgcgagcataatgaacgactcaatgaataacaggggactgattgctagtcccttctatctgtcaatttcctcttcacttaggaggacttaagtaacatgcctcgacaaggaggtcttcagcacaaatataaacaatcacagtcattgcctcttaaggaggacttcagccaaatgcctgccaaaagaaacgacagggcttctagactacatggagttagagagtGATTACCTATGGggtaaaccaaccacaagcaaagcaaagctcaagcaatgagctaaaagcgactaacgtacctgtacaaaagtcaaacaagtcaatattgtattcagacaaaccaaacagacaatcaacagtggttcctcaatatgtacacaatacaagTCAACATGTGTAAgaaactcaagtgagttcatcaccaatggacctacaacacaacaaaggttagtggacaaagtaatttgcatctcaagaAATAAGATCACATCAACCATTGGAGCTaaatgcttgaacctgaaatacaaagctcaactggtgagtacaaaccactagtacaaagactagggtcaaaggcaaagcaaaaagtcaaaacagaagttgatattcaacatgaagcacatttaatcaaacaagaacatgtcctaaaaaggatcaaatcCAAATCATAAGGCAAGGCCATCAACgaatcaagataaggcaaaggcaagcaaaggtggTCAAAGTTGGACATCAAGAAgagaaattccatattaaaacagaaatgaatccaatgatcatgaaattttttatgtgagattgacatgttaaacacaagcatcataccaaaaattggaatcagaagagctcaattgacatgtatatgaaaatgaacaagagcaacatcaaaattgtgacacaaattgtcacaccaaatgTCCATGTGTCCCCAACAGTGATaacaaatgctaaaaatgccaaaccaaatctcaaaaaTCAAGTATCATGTTAGGaatgagcatgtcaaatttcagattaattggacaaacaatg includes these proteins:
- the LOC127120550 gene encoding uncharacterized protein LOC127120550 — protein: MGLLWWRKEKNSQPEAKSSTENAKNGGGPVKTTAEAPGMNGAVEVPRPTNTSVSVFEFGSVAASNDKVMLAGFCPVSEDLEPCRWEILPAIESNGPQFRVIF
- the LOC127120549 gene encoding phosphoacetylglucosamine mutase, coding for MNEEQKSLLLDSSSRFVIPQGVKLSYGTAGFREDASILSSTVYRVGILAALRSLKTQSVIGVMITASHNKVSDNGVKIADPNGGMLSQHWEPFADAIANASSPQQLLQLINEFVEKERIPFLGVRPAEILLGRDTRPSGEALLEAARQGVTSIVGAVASDMGILTTPQLHWMVRARNKGLKASEQDYFEQLSNSFKCLMDLIPTERSKFDGMNDKLVVDGANGVGGAKLQVLHKLLNVLDIEVRNSSEDEGVLNDGVGADYVQKEKVAPHGFGSKDAGIRCASLDGDADRLVYFLVPPESNAQVNLVDGDKILSLFAVFIKEQLSFLNEKEDLKNSHKARLGIVQTAYANGASTNYLKHLGLEVNFTPTGVKYLHEKAAEFDIGIYFEANGHGTILFSESFIEWLEVKSRDLSSGSKGSEAEKAALRLLAVSNLINQAVGDALSGVLLVEVILKHMGWSIHRWNELYHDLPSRQLKVKVADRTAVVTANAETVVVRPPGLQDAINTETAKYTQGRCFVRPSGTEDVVRVYAEASTQEATDTLANCVAKLVVQFLGSNSS